The Synergistaceae bacterium genome includes a window with the following:
- a CDS encoding AbgT family transporter — protein sequence MTVNETKNKTKKFSVPPAFALMTFMIFIAVVLSWIVPAGSFDRAPNASGTMMVVPGTYHEIANKPASVWDGFTAIPRGLAGSASIIFAVFLIGASFTIIERSGAIQSSLSKVTKLFHGKELLMIPIIMAALSAMCCFIGLLELSMVIIPIMIPICLALGFDTLTAVAIPLIATAAGFGAAVANPFTVVVAQGIGELPLYSGAAYRTVCIVIITIVGILYVLRYAKKVRQTPTSSIMYERDKELLKENAGVSYESTGRRKLALLVMIAGFIAIIIGAMQYKWGLTQISTTFIIMGVVIGAITGQGIEGICSNFSAGLSIFSSAAMVSGFARAITIILEDSSIIDTIVYYIANAVQACPSSIAAVAMLVFQTFFNFIVPSGSGQALITMPIMLPLSDLIGVSRQTAILAYQFGDGFSNILWPTLGYLWACIGFAKIKYEEWFKFILPLILLWYVVSAILVFVAHAIQWA from the coding sequence ATGACGGTCAATGAAACAAAGAACAAAACGAAAAAATTCTCCGTTCCTCCAGCTTTTGCGCTTATGACATTCATGATTTTTATTGCCGTGGTTCTGTCGTGGATCGTGCCGGCCGGGAGCTTTGATCGCGCGCCCAACGCCTCCGGAACGATGATGGTCGTGCCAGGAACATACCATGAAATTGCTAACAAACCCGCATCGGTATGGGATGGTTTTACGGCTATTCCCAGAGGACTTGCAGGATCAGCTTCGATTATCTTCGCCGTTTTCCTGATCGGCGCCTCCTTTACTATCATTGAGAGAAGCGGAGCGATTCAGTCCAGCTTGAGTAAAGTTACAAAATTGTTCCACGGGAAGGAACTATTAATGATTCCCATTATTATGGCCGCCCTTTCCGCTATGTGTTGTTTCATCGGATTGCTGGAACTTTCCATGGTGATCATTCCCATCATGATTCCAATCTGCCTGGCCCTGGGATTCGACACCCTGACTGCGGTAGCCATACCATTGATAGCCACCGCTGCCGGTTTCGGCGCGGCTGTGGCAAACCCGTTCACCGTCGTTGTCGCGCAGGGAATCGGTGAGCTGCCCCTTTACTCCGGCGCGGCGTACCGTACTGTCTGCATCGTGATCATAACGATCGTGGGGATTCTCTATGTCCTGCGCTACGCGAAAAAAGTGCGCCAGACCCCCACATCCAGCATCATGTATGAAAGAGACAAAGAACTTCTCAAGGAAAATGCAGGCGTTTCCTACGAATCGACAGGACGTCGCAAACTGGCTCTTCTTGTGATGATTGCCGGATTTATCGCCATTATTATCGGTGCGATGCAGTACAAATGGGGTCTTACGCAAATCAGCACCACCTTCATCATTATGGGCGTAGTTATTGGCGCGATTACAGGACAGGGGATAGAGGGAATTTGCAGCAATTTTTCGGCGGGACTCAGCATTTTTTCATCGGCAGCCATGGTCAGCGGCTTTGCTCGAGCCATAACGATTATTTTGGAAGATTCCTCCATCATCGACACCATCGTCTACTACATCGCAAACGCAGTTCAGGCCTGCCCTTCTTCTATAGCGGCAGTCGCCATGCTTGTTTTTCAAACGTTTTTCAATTTTATCGTTCCTTCGGGTTCCGGACAGGCACTGATCACCATGCCCATAATGCTTCCTCTTTCCGACCTCATCGGCGTCAGTCGTCAAACCGCTATTCTCGCTTACCAGTTCGGAGACGGATTTTCCAATATTCTTTGGCCGACTCTTGGCTACCTTTGGGCGTGCATTGGCTTCGCGAAGATAAAGTATGAAGAGTGGTTCAAATTTATTCTTCCGCTGATTCTGCTATGGTACGTCGTGTCGGCCATCCTCGTTTTTGTGGCCCATGCCATCCAGTGGGCATGA
- a CDS encoding M20 family metallopeptidase, whose translation MNETLERIVKKVDQEELTAFLKKAVQIPSDIETPGEESELAHFIAEKMKAEGIETELQMTTGVTGESPNVIATLKGTGGKSVTFNGHIDAIPPLDMKDPYSGRIENGLLYGRGASDMKSGIIAMAYAMIVIKRSGVTLPGDLVLSAVVGEEYGSFGARNYVTRKPLPDYGVCGEPTGLKIGCAQKGLHWFEFNIPGKRVHSSVSSQGVNALKRLNQLMTLINEELEPKLNARTHHLLGSSLVNLGKVWGGEQPNVVPGDAHLQIERRYIPGETLNGVIAELQELVDKLNLEDPQYNITFESMPYSLLCSKTPMYIPEEHPIVQATRRAGAELGKEPEIIGVPFWGDAGVLYDAGVECILFGPGKVVDAHSATERVDLNDVWEAAKIYAMIPFLLGRN comes from the coding sequence GTGAACGAAACACTGGAACGGATTGTCAAAAAAGTCGATCAGGAGGAACTGACTGCTTTTCTTAAAAAAGCGGTGCAAATTCCAAGCGATATCGAGACACCCGGTGAAGAAAGCGAACTGGCGCATTTTATTGCAGAAAAAATGAAGGCCGAGGGAATTGAAACCGAACTGCAAATGACGACCGGAGTTACGGGCGAAAGCCCCAACGTTATAGCGACCCTGAAAGGTACAGGAGGCAAAAGCGTTACATTTAACGGGCATATTGACGCTATTCCGCCCTTGGACATGAAAGACCCCTATTCCGGTCGTATTGAAAACGGCCTTTTGTACGGTCGGGGAGCGAGCGATATGAAGTCCGGCATTATCGCGATGGCTTACGCCATGATTGTCATAAAACGCTCCGGCGTGACGCTTCCTGGCGACCTCGTCCTCTCTGCCGTCGTCGGAGAAGAATATGGCAGCTTTGGCGCCAGGAATTACGTAACGCGAAAACCGCTCCCGGATTATGGCGTCTGCGGCGAACCTACCGGCCTCAAAATCGGCTGCGCGCAAAAAGGACTGCACTGGTTCGAGTTCAATATCCCTGGAAAACGGGTTCATTCAAGTGTTTCCTCACAGGGAGTCAATGCCCTGAAGCGATTGAATCAGCTTATGACATTGATCAATGAGGAGCTGGAACCGAAACTGAACGCGCGGACCCATCATCTCCTGGGCTCGTCTCTTGTAAATCTGGGAAAAGTCTGGGGCGGCGAACAGCCTAATGTTGTGCCGGGAGATGCACATCTGCAGATCGAACGGCGTTATATTCCGGGAGAAACTTTGAACGGGGTTATAGCTGAACTGCAGGAACTGGTCGATAAGCTCAACCTTGAAGACCCTCAGTATAACATCACGTTTGAATCTATGCCGTACAGCCTCTTATGCAGCAAGACGCCCATGTATATTCCAGAAGAACACCCCATCGTGCAGGCGACCCGACGCGCAGGGGCAGAACTGGGAAAAGAACCTGAAATTATCGGTGTCCCCTTTTGGGGAGACGCGGGGGTTCTTTACGACGCCGGCGTCGAATGTATTCTGTTCGGTCCGGGTAAAGTCGTCGACGCGCATTCCGCGACAGAACGCGTAGACCTGAATGATGTATGGGAGGCCGCTAAAATTTACGCCATGATACCATTTTTGCTGGGTCGAAATTAA
- a CDS encoding aspartate aminotransferase family protein gives MVNKKIPTVARAQGMYLYDTDGKEYLDCAAGIAVVNIGHNVPEVIDALAEQSKAVSFVYGGTFTSEARERLAQRIIDMSPEGMSRVFFCSGGSEAIESVIKIARQYHIERGRPQKYKVISRWQSYHGNTIATLSVGGRPSWRQRYSPYLLDVPHIPACNCFRCPYHLDYPTCNIVCACELERVVKYEDPSTVSAFLLEPVIGTTSAATAPPKEYLPIIREICDRYDILLCADEVITGFGRTGLNFAVDHYGVKPDLVGIAKGMASGYMSAGGVIVHQKVVEAVENGSGELGHSFTYSGNPLMCAVSDAVLKYLVENKLVERSAKMGQYFLNKLKTLEELPWVGQARGIGLLLGVEFVADKASLAPMENKTQFASRVAKYCFENGVMITSGVPGCVDGIVGESVQIAPPFIIEEKHVDIVVETLREGITIIGKQL, from the coding sequence ATGGTGAATAAGAAAATTCCTACGGTGGCCCGCGCTCAGGGAATGTATCTTTACGATACCGATGGAAAGGAATACCTCGACTGCGCGGCGGGCATTGCGGTCGTCAACATTGGGCACAATGTTCCGGAGGTCATAGACGCTCTCGCCGAACAATCCAAAGCGGTTTCATTCGTTTATGGAGGCACATTTACGAGTGAGGCGCGGGAACGTCTCGCCCAACGGATCATTGACATGTCTCCCGAAGGAATGAGCAGAGTGTTCTTTTGTTCGGGAGGATCGGAGGCAATTGAATCGGTTATCAAGATCGCGCGGCAATATCATATCGAACGGGGCCGCCCTCAAAAATATAAGGTCATTTCGAGATGGCAAAGTTACCACGGCAACACCATTGCCACGCTTTCTGTGGGAGGCCGGCCTTCATGGCGGCAGCGGTATAGCCCCTATCTTCTCGACGTTCCTCATATTCCGGCCTGCAACTGTTTCCGCTGTCCTTATCATCTCGACTATCCAACGTGCAATATCGTTTGCGCCTGTGAGTTGGAACGCGTCGTAAAATACGAGGATCCTTCGACGGTATCCGCGTTCCTTTTGGAGCCTGTCATTGGAACGACTTCCGCCGCCACCGCGCCTCCGAAAGAATATTTACCGATAATACGCGAGATATGTGATCGTTATGACATCCTGCTTTGCGCCGACGAAGTCATAACAGGTTTCGGCCGAACAGGTTTGAATTTCGCAGTCGACCATTACGGCGTCAAGCCGGACCTGGTTGGCATTGCAAAGGGCATGGCCAGTGGTTATATGTCTGCCGGAGGGGTCATCGTTCACCAAAAAGTCGTGGAAGCTGTTGAAAACGGGTCGGGAGAACTGGGGCACAGCTTCACTTATTCAGGGAATCCTTTGATGTGCGCCGTTTCCGATGCCGTGCTCAAATATCTTGTCGAAAATAAGCTTGTCGAACGTTCCGCAAAAATGGGTCAATACTTCCTCAATAAACTCAAAACTCTGGAAGAATTGCCCTGGGTGGGACAGGCGCGGGGCATCGGACTCCTGTTGGGTGTCGAATTTGTGGCCGACAAAGCCTCCCTTGCACCAATGGAAAACAAAACTCAATTCGCATCGCGCGTCGCAAAATATTGTTTTGAAAACGGAGTGATGATTACATCGGGGGTTCCGGGCTGTGTTGACGGTATCGTCGGAGAAAGCGTGCAGATCGCGCCGCCTTTTATCATCGAAGAAAAGCACGTGGACATAGTCGTAGAAACGCTGAGAGAAGGAATCACCATCATTGGGAAACAATTATAA
- a CDS encoding GntR family transcriptional regulator, whose product MKNLKFERERILLLSEVASKLILEKIINNELKPGERLDIDQLAQLLEMSRTPVINALKELSQKGYVTIHSRSGSYVRAYSRYEMENIFDFREVMERLVVKKAADLADKNVLKNYKNRFNELCIKFEENHCNLDDFFKLEMEFHQYLMQLCPSVISMKLQDLVDLTKRIRKLHLQYLIERRGEKGVTKSELQIHLKLAEAIMNKDYQTADQLILDDISITKLQVLNLYDEIEAFGRLSE is encoded by the coding sequence TTGAAAAACTTAAAATTTGAGCGGGAACGTATTCTGCTGTTGAGTGAAGTCGCGAGTAAGCTGATCCTTGAAAAAATTATCAATAATGAATTGAAACCTGGAGAACGCCTGGATATAGACCAATTGGCTCAGTTGCTGGAAATGAGCCGGACTCCGGTAATTAACGCGTTAAAAGAGCTTTCGCAAAAAGGATATGTGACGATTCATTCACGCAGTGGAAGTTATGTACGGGCTTACTCCAGGTATGAAATGGAAAATATTTTTGATTTCCGAGAGGTTATGGAGCGGCTTGTAGTGAAAAAAGCGGCTGATCTCGCGGACAAAAATGTGTTGAAAAATTACAAAAACCGTTTTAATGAGCTGTGTATTAAATTTGAGGAAAATCATTGTAACCTGGATGACTTTTTTAAATTGGAAATGGAGTTTCATCAGTATCTGATGCAACTGTGCCCCTCTGTAATCAGTATGAAATTGCAGGATTTAGTGGATTTGACGAAAAGAATTCGTAAACTGCACCTCCAGTACCTGATTGAAAGGAGAGGAGAGAAAGGAGTTACAAAATCTGAGTTGCAGATTCATCTGAAACTGGCGGAAGCGATTATGAACAAGGATTATCAGACGGCTGATCAACTTATTTTGGACGACATCAGTATCACAAAACTTCAGGTATTGAATCTTTATGACGAAATAGAAGCTTTTGGGCGGCTCTCTGAATAA
- the larA gene encoding nickel-dependent lactate racemase encodes MYDLHYESQFAVYNDHEEHRSIRVPGEYCLGLFEAGDPPLMQDETACLKSLLFPTSGPSLPEIVKKKDAKTAAIMISDVTRGVPTRKVAAHLVDQLRDAGIPDEKITFFVALGVHRPATDEEMKSFIGEETYGRVLIENHDAFDPEKLIDLGQTSRGTKVKLNKKAYLCDVRITVGKVELHEMAGFSGGRKSILPGIASEETIVFNHRPEMIFHKGTGAGNLEGNPIHEDMLETAKMFGVDFGVNFVVNNAGQPAAIFSGGLEESHMAAVECLQRFCNVILPRKADIFVITPGNPLNCDFYQGVKALFAIQHVLAPESVVLLYGNFPEGINSEDYVAPFHKFPDSFQKARDYAWNNYKIQMDHTLPTADILMQGTKIVVCSDNIPADEISALGMIPHSDLDRAVADAITLSGKEKPAIAFCPHPQRAIIRYA; translated from the coding sequence TTGTATGATCTTCATTACGAGTCTCAATTCGCTGTTTATAATGACCACGAGGAACATAGAAGCATTCGCGTTCCAGGGGAGTATTGCCTTGGACTCTTCGAAGCGGGCGATCCTCCTTTGATGCAGGATGAAACCGCCTGCCTGAAATCGTTGCTCTTTCCCACTTCCGGACCGTCTTTGCCCGAGATTGTCAAAAAAAAAGACGCGAAGACCGCCGCAATTATGATTTCTGATGTCACGCGCGGCGTTCCCACTCGAAAAGTGGCGGCGCATCTGGTGGATCAGTTGAGGGACGCCGGAATACCGGATGAGAAAATAACGTTCTTTGTCGCTCTTGGAGTCCATCGTCCCGCAACGGATGAAGAAATGAAATCTTTTATCGGCGAAGAAACGTACGGACGTGTTCTTATTGAAAACCATGACGCTTTTGATCCGGAAAAACTCATTGATCTTGGACAAACGTCACGGGGTACAAAAGTGAAATTGAACAAAAAAGCCTATCTTTGTGATGTCAGGATTACTGTGGGTAAAGTGGAACTGCATGAAATGGCTGGTTTTTCAGGGGGACGTAAATCCATTCTCCCAGGGATCGCCTCCGAGGAAACCATTGTCTTCAACCATCGTCCGGAGATGATATTCCATAAAGGAACCGGTGCGGGAAATTTGGAAGGGAATCCCATTCACGAGGACATGCTGGAGACGGCAAAAATGTTCGGCGTGGATTTTGGAGTCAATTTCGTAGTCAACAACGCAGGGCAGCCCGCAGCTATCTTTTCCGGCGGTCTTGAAGAATCTCATATGGCTGCTGTAGAGTGTTTGCAGCGGTTTTGTAATGTCATTCTTCCCCGAAAAGCGGACATATTCGTCATTACTCCGGGCAATCCCCTGAACTGCGATTTCTATCAGGGCGTCAAGGCTCTGTTTGCAATCCAGCATGTTCTGGCTCCCGAATCCGTCGTTTTATTGTACGGGAACTTTCCGGAGGGCATTAATTCAGAAGATTATGTTGCGCCTTTCCATAAATTCCCGGACAGTTTTCAGAAGGCCAGAGATTATGCGTGGAATAATTACAAAATACAGATGGATCATACTCTGCCGACCGCAGATATTTTGATGCAGGGAACAAAAATTGTCGTGTGCAGCGATAATATTCCCGCGGATGAGATCAGCGCGCTCGGAATGATTCCGCATTCCGACCTCGACAGAGCTGTCGCCGACGCCATAACTTTATCGGGAAAGGAAAAACCTGCCATCGCTTTTTGCCCGCATCCACAGAGAGCGATCATCCGATACGCCTGA
- a CDS encoding ASKHA domain-containing protein encodes MYPLENMKYMKNMKHTVKITFTREKVEIEVPEGTNLLSAMRGAGIFVETPCNGAGLCGKCLVDLDGRPQRACSCVVTRDVRVTTPPSKGKIVSADEGISAGWETDDRDRAHAHENSGMGLAVDLGTTVISACLADLRTGETAARASCLNPQTEYGGDVLTRAGFCRGKPENLKKLRDLVLQAINGLVEEMIRDAEERRSIRQVSLAGNTIMEHIFAGFDPTPLTGVPFQPAFEGALELPPSGLRVAPDARVFLAPCVSAFVGGDITAGIAASGFTREKGNGLFIDIGTNGEIVLRLRGKMYGTSTAAGPAFEGMNISCGVRAVPGAIERVFTDETGKITFETIDGLPPVGVCGSGLLDLTAALLRTGIIDETGFMARCPDGQYPLAEGLALSQKDVRQVQLAKGAVAAGVTTLLTAAGASYEELDSLSLAGAFSFHLNLESLKTIGLIDPRFRGTARFIGNTSLEGARLSLLSRKFREELLSAARKIKPVELSGRSDFQENFLKAMQFPRL; translated from the coding sequence ATGTATCCTTTGGAAAACATGAAATACATGAAAAACATGAAACATACCGTAAAAATCACCTTTACCCGGGAGAAGGTGGAAATCGAAGTTCCGGAGGGCACAAACCTGCTCAGCGCCATGAGAGGCGCGGGGATTTTCGTCGAAACTCCCTGCAACGGCGCGGGGCTCTGCGGAAAGTGTCTCGTCGACTTGGACGGACGCCCTCAGCGGGCCTGCTCCTGCGTCGTGACCCGGGACGTTCGCGTAACGACGCCCCCTTCGAAGGGAAAGATCGTTTCGGCCGACGAAGGAATCTCCGCCGGGTGGGAAACGGACGACCGCGATCGCGCTCACGCTCACGAAAACTCCGGGATGGGGCTGGCCGTGGATCTGGGCACCACGGTCATTTCCGCCTGCCTCGCGGATCTGCGTACAGGAGAAACCGCCGCCAGAGCTTCCTGCCTCAACCCTCAGACGGAGTATGGAGGCGACGTCCTGACCCGGGCCGGATTCTGCCGGGGAAAACCGGAAAATCTGAAAAAACTGAGAGATCTCGTCCTCCAGGCCATCAACGGCCTCGTCGAAGAAATGATCCGGGACGCCGAGGAGCGGAGATCGATCCGCCAGGTTTCCCTCGCCGGAAATACCATAATGGAACATATTTTCGCGGGATTCGACCCCACGCCTCTGACGGGCGTTCCCTTCCAACCGGCCTTTGAAGGCGCCCTTGAGCTTCCTCCGTCGGGCCTCCGGGTCGCGCCGGACGCCCGCGTTTTTCTGGCGCCCTGCGTTTCCGCCTTCGTCGGCGGGGACATCACGGCGGGGATCGCGGCTTCCGGGTTCACCCGTGAAAAGGGGAACGGGCTCTTCATCGACATCGGGACCAACGGGGAAATCGTCCTGCGCCTGAGGGGGAAGATGTACGGAACTTCCACGGCGGCGGGCCCCGCCTTCGAGGGGATGAACATCTCCTGCGGCGTCCGGGCCGTTCCGGGGGCCATCGAAAGGGTTTTTACCGACGAAACGGGAAAAATCACCTTCGAAACCATCGACGGCCTTCCGCCTGTGGGGGTCTGCGGCAGCGGGCTCCTGGACCTGACGGCGGCGCTGCTGCGAACGGGGATTATCGATGAAACGGGCTTCATGGCCCGGTGTCCCGACGGACAGTATCCACTGGCGGAGGGGCTCGCTCTTTCCCAGAAGGACGTTCGTCAGGTGCAGCTCGCGAAAGGCGCCGTGGCGGCGGGGGTAACGACCCTGCTGACGGCGGCGGGAGCTTCTTACGAAGAGCTGGACTCCCTCAGCCTGGCGGGGGCCTTCAGCTTTCACCTGAACCTCGAAAGCCTGAAGACCATCGGGCTCATCGACCCGCGTTTCCGGGGGACGGCTCGTTTCATCGGCAACACCTCTCTGGAGGGGGCGAGGCTCTCTCTGCTCAGCCGAAAATTTCGGGAAGAGCTCCTCTCCGCCGCCCGAAAGATCAAACCCGTCGAACTGTCCGGCAGAAGCGATTTTCAGGAAAATTTCCTGAAAGCCATGCAATTTCCCCGACTCTGA
- a CDS encoding IMP dehydrogenase — MAYYYSEPSRTFDEYLLIPGYSSAQCIPENTSLRTPVVRFRKGEDPALSMNIPLVSAIMQAVSNDTMAIALAKEGGISFIYGSQSVERQAAMVRRVKDHKAGFVTSDSNIRPDQTLKDVLLLKEKTGHSTVAVTDDGSHNGKMIGIVTGRDYRVTRMEPSTPVHTFMTPVEKIIYAPEGTTLKEANNIIWEHKLNTLPVISAEGKLVALVFRKDYTSNKENLLELTDASKRYVVGAGINTRDYQERVPALVEAGADVLCIDSSEGFSEWQRRTLQFVRDRYGDEVRVGGGNIVDRDGFRFLAEAGADFVKVGIGGGSICITRETKGIGRGQATSVIEVARARDEYFEEKGIYVPICSDGGIVHDHHISLALAMGSDFCMLGRYFARFDESPTNRVLVGGTYMKEYWGEGSIRARNWQRYDTGGVEGLAFEEGVDSYVPYAGNLHENLSVSLHKIRSTMCNCGALTLPEFQRKARLTLVSPSSLVEGGPHDVYLKDNAGLPFPLK; from the coding sequence ATGGCGTATTATTACAGTGAGCCGTCGCGTACATTCGACGAATATCTGTTGATTCCGGGGTATTCGTCGGCGCAGTGCATTCCGGAAAACACCTCTCTCAGGACGCCGGTGGTCCGTTTTCGAAAAGGGGAAGACCCCGCGCTCTCCATGAACATTCCGCTGGTTTCCGCCATCATGCAGGCCGTCTCCAACGATACGATGGCCATCGCCCTGGCGAAGGAAGGGGGAATCTCCTTCATCTACGGGTCCCAGTCCGTGGAGCGGCAGGCGGCGATGGTGAGGCGGGTGAAGGACCACAAGGCCGGGTTTGTCACCAGTGATTCGAATATTCGTCCGGATCAGACTTTGAAGGACGTGCTGCTGCTGAAGGAGAAGACGGGCCATTCTACGGTGGCGGTCACCGACGATGGAAGCCATAATGGGAAAATGATCGGTATTGTAACGGGGCGGGACTACCGTGTCACCCGCATGGAGCCCTCCACCCCCGTTCATACGTTTATGACTCCTGTCGAGAAGATAATCTACGCGCCCGAGGGGACTACCCTGAAGGAAGCCAACAACATCATCTGGGAGCATAAACTGAACACCCTGCCTGTGATCAGCGCGGAGGGGAAACTCGTGGCTCTGGTTTTCCGGAAGGATTACACCTCCAACAAGGAAAATCTGCTGGAGCTCACCGACGCCAGCAAACGCTACGTGGTGGGGGCGGGGATCAACACCCGGGATTATCAGGAGCGGGTTCCCGCTCTGGTGGAGGCCGGGGCCGACGTGTTGTGCATCGACTCCTCGGAGGGTTTCAGCGAGTGGCAGAGGCGGACCCTGCAGTTCGTTCGCGACAGGTACGGCGACGAGGTCCGGGTGGGAGGCGGCAACATCGTCGATCGGGATGGATTCCGCTTTCTGGCGGAGGCCGGGGCCGATTTCGTAAAGGTGGGCATCGGGGGCGGTTCCATCTGCATCACCCGGGAAACGAAGGGGATCGGGCGGGGCCAGGCCACGTCCGTCATTGAGGTCGCCCGGGCCCGGGACGAGTATTTCGAGGAAAAGGGCATTTACGTTCCCATTTGCTCCGACGGAGGCATCGTTCATGACCATCACATCAGCCTGGCTCTGGCGATGGGCAGCGATTTCTGCATGTTGGGCCGTTATTTTGCCCGTTTCGACGAAAGCCCCACCAACAGGGTCCTCGTTGGGGGCACTTATATGAAGGAATACTGGGGAGAAGGGTCGATTCGGGCCCGGAACTGGCAGAGGTACGACACGGGAGGCGTCGAGGGGCTGGCCTTTGAGGAGGGCGTCGATTCCTACGTCCCCTACGCCGGCAACCTGCACGAGAACCTGAGCGTCTCTTTGCACAAAATCCGTTCCACCATGTGCAACTGCGGGGCCCTCACTCTTCCGGAGTTTCAGAGGAAGGCCCGTCTCACGCTGGTGTCCCCCTCCAGCCTCGTCGAGGGAGGCCCCCATGACGTCTATCTGAAGGACAACGCGGGACTGCCGTTCCCCCTGAAGTAA
- a CDS encoding TRAP transporter permease, which yields MSDLKEIFSRVRIRKREITGPWAFIITTAAIFMSLFHMYFNSYGLLQAVHFRGYHLAFVLFLTFLCFPMNRKKPAPDKPAVYDVGLAFMGLFITIYMVYRYKLFSIGVSRVSVFDYSVAVVGIILVLEATRRAAGWPLVVLSICFLLYAHYGNWFPGSFKIVPFSARRIVYQIFYTDTGIFGTVLGVSATFVFLFILFGAFLGENGSSEFFNDVSMAFAGHRPGGPGKVAVIASGLMGTISGSAVANVATTGTITIPLMKRIGYKPEFAGAVEAVASSGGGIMPPVMASAAFIMAELLGIPYSRVILAALIPALLYYFSIYVMLHLEAKRLRLDGLPKDQLPSLKHVLYTRGHLAIPLLLLIVVLSMGYTPLFAGFWGIILTILISGLRKETRLSLPKLFLALREGAFASLVAAITCSVVGIVVGVTSMTGLGTMIVGNIVAAANGQLWLALILTMVACLILGMGLPLAACYITAAVMAAPALITLKVPPVAAHMFVLYYAIMSNLTPPVALASFTAAGIADCNPNKVALTGLRLGIAGFLVPIIFAYSPVLLFEGSYTLFDMVSVIISALIGIFALACAAEGYLLSSIGLLGRLVSLIASILLIIPGLITDFIGLALFTSVVASQVIKNKPDSKKKSE from the coding sequence TTGTCTGATCTGAAAGAGATATTCTCGCGAGTCAGAATAAGAAAACGGGAAATAACTGGCCCCTGGGCCTTTATAATCACGACGGCGGCAATCTTCATGTCTTTGTTTCACATGTATTTCAACAGTTACGGTTTGTTGCAGGCCGTCCACTTTCGAGGCTATCATCTGGCCTTCGTTCTTTTTTTAACCTTCCTCTGTTTTCCGATGAACAGAAAGAAACCCGCTCCGGACAAGCCCGCTGTTTATGATGTCGGTCTGGCATTTATGGGTCTCTTTATTACCATTTATATGGTATACCGCTACAAGCTGTTTTCGATAGGTGTTTCGCGAGTGAGCGTATTTGATTATTCTGTGGCGGTCGTCGGAATCATTCTTGTGTTGGAAGCAACTCGAAGGGCCGCCGGGTGGCCTCTCGTCGTTCTTTCAATTTGTTTTTTACTGTACGCCCATTACGGCAATTGGTTCCCCGGCAGTTTCAAAATCGTTCCTTTTTCTGCCAGGCGAATCGTTTACCAAATTTTTTATACCGACACCGGCATCTTCGGAACAGTATTAGGGGTTTCAGCCACGTTTGTATTTTTATTTATCCTGTTCGGAGCTTTTCTGGGAGAAAATGGATCTTCCGAATTTTTCAACGATGTTTCAATGGCTTTTGCGGGGCATCGTCCAGGAGGGCCTGGAAAGGTTGCCGTCATCGCAAGCGGCTTAATGGGGACAATCAGCGGAAGTGCTGTCGCAAATGTGGCCACTACCGGGACAATAACTATCCCGCTTATGAAGCGAATAGGTTATAAACCGGAGTTCGCGGGAGCAGTCGAAGCAGTCGCTTCCAGCGGAGGAGGAATTATGCCGCCCGTCATGGCCTCAGCTGCTTTTATCATGGCCGAACTGCTCGGCATTCCCTACTCCAGAGTGATCCTTGCGGCACTCATTCCAGCCCTTCTTTATTATTTCTCTATTTATGTCATGCTCCACCTGGAAGCGAAACGGCTGCGACTGGACGGTTTGCCAAAAGATCAATTGCCTTCGTTAAAACATGTTTTATACACCAGAGGACACCTGGCAATTCCATTGCTGTTGCTGATCGTGGTTCTCTCGATGGGATATACCCCTCTTTTTGCTGGATTTTGGGGAATTATACTCACCATCCTCATTTCGGGGCTGCGAAAGGAGACGCGACTTTCTTTGCCAAAATTGTTTCTGGCACTTCGCGAAGGAGCTTTTGCGTCCCTGGTTGCCGCCATTACCTGCAGCGTTGTAGGGATCGTTGTGGGCGTCACATCGATGACGGGGCTCGGAACCATGATCGTTGGGAATATCGTGGCGGCAGCCAATGGGCAACTGTGGTTAGCACTGATTCTTACAATGGTGGCCTGTCTGATTTTGGGGATGGGACTGCCTCTTGCCGCCTGTTACATTACCGCTGCAGTTATGGCGGCGCCCGCTCTGATCACGTTGAAAGTCCCCCCTGTCGCTGCGCATATGTTCGTCCTGTATTATGCGATCATGTCGAATCTGACTCCTCCTGTAGCTCTGGCCTCCTTCACTGCGGCGGGCATCGCTGACTGCAACCCAAATAAAGTGGCTTTAACCGGTTTAAGACTGGGTATCGCAGGATTTCTGGTTCCTATCATTTTTGCCTATTCTCCTGTTCTTCTGTTTGAGGGATCCTACACCCTGTTTGACATGGTTTCAGTGATTATTTCAGCGCTTATCGGCATATTCGCTTTAGCCTGCGCCGCAGAAGGATACCTGCTGTCCAGCATAGGGTTATTGGGTCGTCTCGTTTCACTTATTGCTTCTATTCTGCTGATCATACCGGGGTTAATAACGGATTTTATCGGATTGGCCCTGTTCACATCTGTTGTTGCCAGTCAGGTAATAAAAAATAAGCCTGATTCAAAGAAGAAGAGTGAATAA